From the genome of Halobacterium sp. R2-5:
GTGTAGCGGTCGTCGGGGTCGTCGCCGAACGTGAACAGCGCCTCCGTGCAGCCAGCGTCCGCGCCCCGACGGCACGTCTCCCGGACCGCTTCGGGACTCAGCAGTTCGGCTTCCCCGGGCGGGTCGTAGTACGTGCAGTACGTGCACGTGTACCGGCAGGCCGTCGTCAGCGGCACGAAGACGTTCCGCGCGAACGTCAGCTCCTCGGCGGGGTCGACGTCTTCGGGGTGGACCGCCAGCGCAGCCTCCCGGTCGGCGTCCCGGATCTCGACGTCCACGCCGTACTCCTCGACGCCCGGAATCGAGCTCACGGCCCCACCTCTCCGTCCTCGGCCGGCTCCGTGACCCCGTACGCACCGAAGTTCCGCGCGACGAACGTCGCGTACCCCGCCAGCGACGCCGCCGACACCACCACGAGCTCCCGGAGGCTGCTCGCGTCCGGCGAGAGGAGCACGTAACTGCCGGCGAATCCGACGAGAGCGCCGACGGCCGCCGCCAGCACCGCGTCCGCCGCGAGCCCGGCGGTCGACCGCTCGCGGAGCGCCGCCGTGCGGTCGTGGTTGCTCAGCGGCGTGTACGCGTCCGCGAGCGCGAGCACCGGCGGCAGCACCGCACCCACCGCCGTCGGGAACGCCACCCAGTACGGCACGCCGGCGGCCGCCAGCGCCGCCAGCACCCCCTGGAACAGCGCCGCCGCGAGCACCGCCAGCCCGAGCAGCGCCGCGGTCGCTCGCGCCAGTCGCTTCAGTTCCATACCAGTGCGGTCGGCTGGCCCGCGCTTAGGCGTTGGGTTCGCTAGGCACGGACTACCTCGGGCGCGCCGCCCTCGACGACCACGCGGAACCCCGCGTCGCGGAGCCAGTCGGCGGCCGCGCTCGCGCTGCTCGCGGGTCGTTCCTCCCCGTCTTCTCGCGGGCTCCGCCCGCTCGAACGGTCCGAGGGACCCTGTCCCTCGCTACTCGCTCGGTCCGCGGCCTCCCGTCGGTCGGCCGCGCTGTCCCCGTGCACGAGCACGTCGAGGAGGTCGGCGCGCTCGTCGACGTCGATTGCGAGCCGGAACGAGTCGACTGTCTCGACGGACGCGCCCACGTCCTCCGCGGCGGCGACGTGGTCGAGGAAGGACGTGCCGTGGTAGTCGACGCGAAAATCAGCGTCCCGGACGACCAGGGCGTTCGTCCCGCCGCCCCGCCCGGGCGCGATGGCGACGTCGGCGTCGGACTCGAACAGCCGCGAGACCGCTTCTGGGGTCGCGAGCGCGAGGTCCGCCATCACGACGGCCGCTGGCAGTTCACCGAGCGCGTCGTTCACCGCGTCGGTCAGCGACCGGTCGTCGACCGTCACGGGCGCGTCGACGTCGACGGGCGCGCTCGCCAGCACGGTCGGCGCGCCGCCGGCGCCGCGGACGGCGTCGAGGACGTCGGACAGCATCGCCGCCGCGAACTCGCGCCGCTCGTCGGCGGACAACAGAGAAGCGAGCCGCGTGTTCGGGTTCGTCGCGTCGAACGGGACGAGGGTCCGCATTCCTCAGCCGAGCTTGTCGTGGGTGTCCCGCTGCTGGAGGTACCAGTAGACGCCGCCCGCGATCAGCAGCAGGACGACCAGCGCCGCCGCGACCATCATGATGAGGTCGGTGCGCTCGGCCGACGAGGCGGCGTCGTTGGCGGTCGACTCGGCCTCCTCGGCGTTGCTGATGGCCTGCTCGAAGTTGCCGCTGTTGTAGAACTCGACGGCGTCGTCGAGGTCGCCCTCGGCGCCGCTGACGCTCGCGCCGCTGGACTGCGCCGACTCGATGGCGGACTCAGCGTCGCTGATGGCAGTGCGGGCCTCGTCGCTGGCCTGCGTGTACGGCCGCGTCTCGTAGGTCGTTAGCGTCGTCGACGTGCCGCCCTCCTGGACCTGCGCGAACGACGCGAGCGTCATCGACTGCGCGGGGTCGTAGGAGTACGACTCCACAGCCGGCACGGTGCCTTCGAGTCGCACCGTGACGCTGTTGACGTCCTCACTCGCGTCGATAGACTGCTCGAATTGCTGGCCGTTGTACGTCAGCCGGTCGATCTGGGCGCCGGTCTGGTCGTACAGCGTGACCGTCCACGAGACGCCCGTGAGTTCGGTCTCCCCTTGCAGCGTCCACTGGTCGTAGTCCGTGTAGAGGTCCGTAACCTCGTAACTGAGGTCCTTGCTGGCGTCGACTTCGACGCTGTCCGGGTTGTCGCCGCTGACCGAGACGGCCGCGGCTGGCACGGCCACGGTGGCGAGCACGACGACGAGAGCGACCGCTAGTTTAGAACAGCGGTTCAAGTTCATCGTCGTCGTCTTCCACCAGGTCCTGCAAGTTCTCTTCGCTTTCGTCGCGGATGTCGTCGATGTTCTCCTGCGCCTCGATGGCGACTTCCTGCAGCTCCTTGACCCGGGGGACGTTGTTCACGCCCGACAGCAGGACGACGGAGGCGACCTGCTGGGAGTTCGGGACCGGGTAGTCGCCGCCCCGGACCTCCATCGAGCCGGTCTGCTCCTCGAGCCACTTCCGCCCGCGCTCGATGCCCTTCCGGTTGAGGAACTTCGGCGGGCCGGCGGTGACCAGCAGCGCGCGCTCGGTGCCCTCGATCTCACAGGGGAGCGTGAGACGGCCGAGCGCCGCCTTCCGGACGAGGCTCGTGATGCGGTTCGTGGTGGACGCGGAGTCCTCCATGGCGTCGTCGTCGCCCGTGAACCGCGACAGCAGGCCGCTGCCGGAGGTGTCGTTCTCGACGGTCTCGGAGGCGTAGCCGACCGTGGAGACGCCGCCGCCGGCGAGCGTGTTGATGATCTCGCTGGAGTCGACGACGGACTCGGCGACGTCGCCGCCCTGCTCGACCTCGCCGGCGCCGAAGAGGATGCCGAAGCGGGTGACGATCTCCTCGTTGATCTCGTCGTAGCCGCCCTGCACTGACTCGCCGGACTTCCGCCAGGCGTCGTTGTCGAAGACGAGGAGGTTGTCGACCTCGCGGACGAACGTCTGGAACGACCGCGCGGCGTTCAGCGTGTAGATGCCGCCCTCGTCGCTGCCGGGCAGCACGCCCAGGCCGTAGACGGGTTCGGTGTAGATGCGCTTGAGGTGTTTGGCGATGACCGGGGAGCCGCCGGAGCCCGTACCGCCGCCGAGCCCGGAGATGACGAGGAACGCGTCGACCTCGTGGACCGGGATGGAGTCGATTGCGCCCTGCACCTCGTCGATGTCCTCCTCGGCGATCTCCGCGCCGAGCTCGTTGTCGGCGCCGACGCCGTGCCCCTTCACTCGGGACTGCCCGATGAGGACGCGATTCTCCTGCGGAACGTGCTCCAGACCCATGAGGTCGGCTTTGGCGGTGTTGACGGCGACCGCGGCACGCACGATGTTGGAGTCGTGCCGCTTGTCGTACTCGAGGAACTTGTCGAGTATTTTACCGCCCGCCTGGCCGAACCCGATCATTGCCAGTTTCATACGGAACCCTTTGCACAGTTAGAGTAGAAACGAGGGTATAAGGCTTTTGCAGACGCGTGTCGGACGGTTCAGCGTCGTTACCCGTTTTCGCAGCGCGGCCCCGCAGTCGGCCGTTATGCACTGGTTACTCGGGCGGGAAGTGGGCTCGGGCTACTTACGTCTGGTGCGTCGTGTACGATAGATTACTGTTCAGCTCCGGGCGCCGAGGTACGCCGTCAGCGACGTCAGCTCCGAGGGGTCGACGCCGAACGCCTCGACGTCGTTGTCGGCGACGGTGTTGT
Proteins encoded in this window:
- a CDS encoding tubulin/FtsZ family protein, whose protein sequence is MKLAMIGFGQAGGKILDKFLEYDKRHDSNIVRAAVAVNTAKADLMGLEHVPQENRVLIGQSRVKGHGVGADNELGAEIAEEDIDEVQGAIDSIPVHEVDAFLVISGLGGGTGSGGSPVIAKHLKRIYTEPVYGLGVLPGSDEGGIYTLNAARSFQTFVREVDNLLVFDNDAWRKSGESVQGGYDEINEEIVTRFGILFGAGEVEQGGDVAESVVDSSEIINTLAGGGVSTVGYASETVENDTSGSGLLSRFTGDDDAMEDSASTTNRITSLVRKAALGRLTLPCEIEGTERALLVTAGPPKFLNRKGIERGRKWLEEQTGSMEVRGGDYPVPNSQQVASVVLLSGVNNVPRVKELQEVAIEAQENIDDIRDESEENLQDLVEDDDDELEPLF